Proteins from one Corynebacterium testudinoris genomic window:
- a CDS encoding DUF2339 domain-containing protein, producing the protein MENDHRSTLGIRIALSRLEKAEKLLAETRKGLESMVERDETTLPTHGTAEATVPTMSPTVAPTLATIAEPPAPAQQSPFAPATAPRPVAATSPYAKQPWFDPQRAAQPLKSPRPPKPPKPPVPLETKVIRIIAVVGSLITVAGVGLAVALAIQNGLLGPLGRVLLSVLLAAILLGAGLWLDRRRAVDASVNPGVSALVVTSFITLALVVNSLFSLLGWWPLWLAVAVMLAIWIAYLALTRVRKMRMVGFAMCIVAVFLVMSFFTSEDTGSWPIVIVPLTLLALTWKTSWNEVHFAAAATAVIVQIGYTMTVWSEATILAVLVGIVTALAFVCVSLFDPLEDNSTNTVTGIIAPLVLLLVAVELAENTWTIWLFLPATAAMAALGYSRSSKLATHMAPIALAATAVAFVMVWDFTPPLGTGARLDSTIVVALFFVAAIGTTIWLSLRAESRIWPWAFWLGAAVIVTWNLSRNVLSKTPLWLTDTSALIQALLIVAFLVVAVRYRKSLAVLPIPAQVVFAVAGLHLSMVALVTVSTWVGTFIGNTTGMWLGYLVGHAGTSILWMVLAAWILLAARGLSERASLGAGMVLAVAGVVKLVFFDLGNLEGLPRAVAFLVCGVALLAMAALRARRKDPVAESGNAAPATASEASPAHVHPDTETRTTDV; encoded by the coding sequence ATGGAAAATGACCATCGTTCCACACTGGGGATTCGGATTGCGCTCTCCCGGCTGGAAAAAGCGGAAAAGCTGCTGGCAGAAACCCGCAAGGGATTAGAAAGCATGGTGGAGCGGGACGAAACCACTCTCCCCACCCACGGTACTGCGGAGGCCACAGTTCCCACCATGTCTCCCACTGTGGCTCCCACCCTGGCGACGATAGCCGAGCCACCCGCGCCCGCCCAGCAGAGCCCATTCGCCCCGGCCACCGCACCGAGGCCGGTCGCTGCGACGTCCCCCTATGCCAAGCAACCATGGTTCGATCCCCAGCGGGCTGCTCAGCCACTCAAGTCACCCAGGCCTCCCAAGCCCCCAAAGCCACCGGTGCCGCTGGAGACCAAGGTCATCCGGATCATCGCGGTCGTGGGCTCGTTGATCACGGTTGCTGGCGTGGGATTGGCCGTCGCCTTGGCCATCCAGAACGGACTTCTTGGCCCGCTCGGTCGAGTTTTGCTCTCCGTCCTCCTGGCAGCGATCTTGCTCGGCGCTGGGCTGTGGCTGGATCGCCGCCGCGCAGTCGACGCCTCCGTGAACCCTGGTGTCAGCGCCCTGGTCGTTACGTCCTTCATCACCCTGGCACTTGTGGTTAACTCGCTGTTCTCACTGCTGGGCTGGTGGCCACTCTGGCTGGCGGTTGCCGTCATGCTGGCCATCTGGATCGCCTATCTCGCCCTGACGAGGGTGCGGAAGATGCGCATGGTCGGTTTCGCGATGTGTATCGTCGCCGTATTCCTCGTGATGAGCTTCTTCACTTCCGAAGACACAGGTAGCTGGCCCATCGTCATCGTGCCGCTTACTCTTCTTGCGCTCACCTGGAAGACCTCCTGGAACGAGGTTCACTTCGCCGCAGCCGCGACCGCCGTCATTGTGCAAATTGGTTACACCATGACGGTGTGGTCGGAAGCAACGATTCTCGCCGTCCTGGTCGGGATCGTCACCGCGCTCGCCTTTGTCTGTGTCTCCCTGTTTGACCCGCTGGAAGACAACTCCACCAACACCGTCACCGGCATTATCGCCCCCTTGGTCCTGCTTCTCGTCGCCGTCGAATTGGCGGAGAATACCTGGACCATCTGGCTCTTCCTCCCCGCCACCGCAGCGATGGCGGCGCTCGGCTACTCTCGCTCCTCCAAGCTGGCCACCCACATGGCGCCCATCGCGCTGGCCGCGACAGCCGTTGCGTTCGTCATGGTGTGGGACTTCACCCCGCCATTGGGCACTGGCGCGCGCCTCGACTCGACGATCGTCGTCGCCTTGTTCTTCGTCGCCGCGATTGGCACGACCATCTGGTTGTCCCTCCGCGCCGAAAGCCGCATCTGGCCGTGGGCCTTCTGGCTCGGCGCCGCGGTCATTGTCACGTGGAACCTCTCCCGGAATGTCCTCTCGAAGACTCCCCTATGGCTCACGGACACCAGCGCGTTGATCCAAGCGCTGCTCATCGTGGCGTTCCTTGTGGTGGCGGTCCGCTACCGCAAGTCGCTGGCCGTCCTCCCCATCCCTGCGCAGGTCGTTTTCGCCGTCGCCGGCCTTCACCTCTCCATGGTGGCGCTGGTGACCGTATCCACGTGGGTGGGAACCTTCATCGGGAATACCACCGGCATGTGGTTGGGCTACCTCGTCGGCCATGCTGGAACCTCCATCCTCTGGATGGTTCTGGCTGCCTGGATCCTTCTCGCCGCGCGCGGCCTGTCGGAGCGCGCCTCCCTCGGCGCGGGCATGGTGCTGGCCGTCGCCGGTGTAGTCAAGCTCGTCTTCTTCGACCTCGGGAACCTGGAAGGCCTCCCCCGCGCCGTGGCGTTCCTCGTCTGCGGTGTCGCCTTGCTGGCAATGGCCGCGCTGCGGGCTCGCCGCAAAGACCCCGTCGCCGAATCGGGCAATGCCGCCCCGGCGACGGCGTCGGAGGCTTCGCCGGCTCATGTGCACCCCGACACCGAGACGCGCACCACCGACGTCTAA
- the infC gene encoding translation initiation factor IF-3 encodes MNHETLLFEESHISAEARINERIRVPEVRLVGPGGEQVGIVRTDDARKLAFDADLDLVEVAPNAKPPVAKIMDYGKFKYEQAQKARESRKNQQQTVVKEQKFRPKIDDHDYETKKGNVVRFLEKGSKVKVTIMFRGREQSRPELGYRLLERLAEDVKDYGVVEMRPKQDGRNMTMVLGPLRKGKK; translated from the coding sequence ATGAATCACGAAACCCTGCTATTTGAGGAGTCACACATCAGCGCTGAAGCTCGAATTAATGAGCGTATCCGAGTTCCCGAGGTCCGCCTTGTCGGCCCGGGCGGAGAACAGGTCGGCATTGTCCGCACGGACGATGCCCGGAAGCTCGCTTTCGATGCTGATCTCGACCTGGTCGAGGTCGCACCGAACGCTAAGCCGCCGGTCGCCAAGATCATGGACTACGGAAAGTTCAAGTACGAGCAGGCCCAAAAGGCCCGCGAGTCTCGCAAGAACCAGCAGCAGACTGTGGTCAAGGAACAGAAGTTCCGCCCCAAGATCGATGACCACGACTACGAGACGAAAAAGGGCAACGTGGTCCGCTTCCTGGAGAAGGGATCCAAAGTCAAGGTGACCATCATGTTCCGTGGCCGTGAGCAGTCACGTCCGGAGCTGGGTTACCGCCTTCTCGAGCGCCTCGCCGAGGACGTCAAGGATTATGGCGTCGTCGAGATGCGACCGAAGCAAGACGGCAGGAACATGACCATGGTTCTGGGCCCCTTGCGCAAGGGTAAGAAGTAG
- the rpmI gene encoding 50S ribosomal protein L35, which translates to MKQKTHKGTAKRVKITGSGKLRREQAGRRHLLEGKPSRRTRRLKGTEDVAPADTKRIKRLLGKA; encoded by the coding sequence ATGAAGCAGAAGACCCACAAGGGCACCGCTAAGCGCGTGAAGATCACCGGCTCCGGCAAGCTTCGCCGCGAGCAGGCCGGCCGTCGCCACCTCCTCGAGGGCAAGCCGTCCCGTCGTACCCGTCGTCTGAAGGGTACCGAGGATGTCGCTCCGGCCGACACCAAGCGCATCAAGCGTCTCCTCGGCAAGGCCTAA
- the rplT gene encoding 50S ribosomal protein L20 — translation MARVKRSVNAKKKRRAILKSAKGYRGQRSRLYRKAKEQWLHSMTYAYNDRRKRKSEFRKLWIQRINAAARMNDITYNRLIHGLRLAEIEVDRKILAELAVSDFAAFSALCEAAKAALPEDVNAPKAA, via the coding sequence GTGGCACGTGTCAAGCGGTCCGTCAACGCCAAGAAGAAGCGTCGCGCAATTCTCAAGTCCGCTAAGGGCTACCGCGGCCAGCGCTCCCGCCTTTACCGTAAGGCCAAGGAGCAGTGGCTGCACTCCATGACCTACGCTTACAACGATCGTCGTAAGCGCAAGTCCGAGTTCCGCAAGCTGTGGATCCAGCGCATCAACGCTGCTGCCCGCATGAACGACATCACTTACAACCGTCTCATCCACGGCCTGCGCCTGGCCGAGATCGAGGTCGACCGTAAGATCCTCGCCGAGCTGGCTGTCAGCGACTTCGCTGCCTTCTCCGCTCTGTGCGAGGCTGCCAAGGCAGCTCTCCCGGAGGATGTTAACGCTCCCAAGGCTGCGTAA
- a CDS encoding TM2 domain-containing protein gives MTQPYQHYDQDGMPIDPAANNYHAFAQPQAQPQYAVPVQPYGYPPYAQKSKIVAALLAFFFGTLGVHNFYLGYTNRGLIQLGLTIFGWFTAFILIGFIFIMAVGAWAFVEFILILVGSGQMAHDSRGFPLS, from the coding sequence ATGACGCAGCCTTATCAGCACTACGACCAGGACGGTATGCCGATTGATCCGGCTGCCAACAACTACCACGCTTTCGCCCAGCCCCAGGCCCAGCCCCAGTATGCAGTTCCCGTTCAGCCCTATGGCTACCCGCCATATGCGCAGAAGTCCAAGATCGTGGCGGCACTCCTCGCGTTCTTCTTCGGCACTCTTGGTGTGCACAACTTCTACCTGGGTTACACCAACCGGGGACTCATTCAGCTTGGGCTCACTATCTTTGGCTGGTTCACGGCCTTCATACTGATCGGCTTCATCTTCATCATGGCGGTTGGTGCCTGGGCCTTCGTGGAGTTCATTCTCATCCTCGTCGGTAGCGGTCAGATGGCCCATGATTCCCGCGGCTTCCCGTTGAGCTAG
- a CDS encoding TrmH family RNA methyltransferase: MHLNFDDPFTERTPRIVNAAKLHRAAARKKAEAFLVEGENAVDAAVATGAAKDLFVTEQAAARYPEIVATAGHMGVYVHPINERAAKHLSDTVTTTGLFALCEPVLWTVGRAIQGRPRLVCVPVETNDPGNAGTLIRVADAMGADAVVFAGETVDPQSSKAARASAGSLFHLPVARNTGVKDVLGQLREAGLQILATAADGEVDLDEAGDLLEKPTAWLFGNEAHGLGEELLSAADHRVRIPIRGRAESLNLATAASICLYESAKAQAREE, encoded by the coding sequence ATGCACCTAAATTTCGACGATCCTTTCACCGAGCGCACGCCCCGCATTGTCAATGCGGCAAAGCTTCACCGTGCTGCCGCCCGCAAGAAGGCGGAAGCCTTCCTCGTGGAAGGGGAGAACGCCGTGGATGCAGCCGTGGCAACCGGGGCGGCCAAGGACCTTTTCGTCACCGAACAGGCAGCTGCTCGGTACCCTGAGATCGTCGCTACTGCCGGTCACATGGGCGTCTACGTCCATCCGATCAACGAGCGCGCGGCCAAGCACCTCTCCGATACGGTGACCACCACGGGCCTGTTCGCGCTGTGCGAGCCCGTGCTGTGGACCGTGGGCCGGGCGATCCAGGGGCGCCCACGTTTGGTGTGTGTCCCGGTAGAGACCAATGACCCAGGAAACGCGGGAACGTTGATCCGGGTGGCTGATGCGATGGGCGCCGATGCGGTGGTTTTCGCGGGGGAGACGGTGGACCCGCAGTCGAGTAAGGCTGCGCGGGCGTCGGCAGGCTCCCTGTTCCACCTTCCGGTGGCTCGCAATACGGGCGTCAAGGATGTGCTGGGTCAGTTGCGGGAGGCTGGTCTCCAGATTCTGGCCACAGCTGCGGACGGTGAAGTCGACCTCGACGAGGCCGGGGACTTGCTGGAGAAGCCGACGGCGTGGCTGTTCGGTAATGAGGCACACGGTCTGGGGGAGGAGCTGCTCAGTGCGGCGGACCACCGGGTGCGTATTCCCATCCGGGGGCGCGCCGAGTCGCTGAACCTAGCCACCGCAGCCTCCATTTGTCTGTATGAGTCCGCCAAGGCGCAAGCGCGCGAGGAATAG
- a CDS encoding DMT family transporter, producing MTISPARLIALTLTWATIWSGAFVAMKVASQSAGAFAIVGIRCTIAGAIMIAAAWGARKALTRSGVKGTIVIGILNNLGYLGLMASAMPYVSAGMAAIITALTPLAVLVISALRGRALLITQWIGCVVGFLGVVGSAWTRLDSGETQWRGILFALGAVACLVAGTVLTPKLVPPGSPWLSTGIQSLAAGIPALGLSLLFEDTPTFSTPFIVAEAYLILGASVLGMTMWLQLIREAGPDRAAVAHFLPPLISIALGALILGEAVSPLALAMCIPVAIGVALATRRPRKPRQL from the coding sequence GTGACGATTTCTCCTGCCCGCCTCATTGCCCTCACGCTCACGTGGGCGACCATCTGGTCGGGGGCTTTCGTTGCCATGAAGGTGGCAAGTCAGTCTGCCGGGGCGTTCGCGATCGTGGGCATTCGCTGCACCATCGCCGGTGCCATCATGATCGCCGCGGCCTGGGGTGCGCGCAAAGCCCTGACCCGTAGTGGGGTCAAAGGCACCATCGTCATCGGGATATTGAACAATCTCGGATACCTCGGCCTCATGGCCAGCGCGATGCCGTATGTCTCAGCCGGAATGGCAGCGATTATCACCGCGCTGACTCCGTTGGCGGTGCTGGTGATCTCGGCATTGCGGGGGCGAGCGCTGCTCATCACGCAGTGGATCGGCTGTGTCGTGGGCTTCCTCGGTGTTGTCGGTTCGGCGTGGACGCGACTGGATAGCGGGGAGACACAGTGGCGGGGGATCCTCTTCGCCCTGGGCGCGGTCGCCTGCCTGGTGGCTGGCACGGTGCTCACCCCGAAGCTCGTGCCGCCGGGAAGTCCGTGGCTGTCCACAGGTATTCAAAGCCTGGCCGCGGGTATCCCTGCCCTCGGCCTGTCACTCCTCTTCGAAGACACCCCCACTTTCAGCACGCCGTTCATCGTGGCCGAGGCCTACCTCATCCTCGGGGCCTCGGTGTTGGGCATGACGATGTGGCTGCAGCTCATCCGCGAGGCCGGTCCAGATCGGGCGGCGGTCGCTCATTTTCTGCCGCCGCTCATCAGCATCGCGCTGGGTGCTCTCATCTTGGGCGAGGCGGTTTCCCCGCTCGCCCTGGCTATGTGTATCCCCGTTGCCATTGGCGTTGCCCTGGCTACCCGGCGCCCGCGCAAGCCCCGACAGCTCTAA
- the pheS gene encoding phenylalanine--tRNA ligase subunit alpha, translating to MSDTPGIELTEAGLNAAADQAVAAFDAASDLESLAVARRDHLGDEAPIPQARRALGSLPKDQRKDAGRLVNMARGCVEKHFADVAERLEAQHRAAQLVAETVDVTVPTTRHQVGALHPITSLMESISDIFLAMGWEIADGPEVEAEYFNFDALNFLPDHPARTLQDTFHVSVEGSKQVLRTHTSPVQVRTLLDRDVPVYIACPGRVFRTDELDATHTPVFHQVEGLAVDKGLTMAHLRGTLDHLAKTLFGPETRTRMRTNFFPFTEPSAEVDVWFPNKKGGAGWIEWGGCGMVNPNVLRAVGIDPEVYTGFAFGMGLERTLQFRNGLSDMRDMVEGDVRFTLPFGIAK from the coding sequence GTGTCTGACACACCGGGAATTGAACTGACCGAGGCGGGTCTCAACGCCGCCGCTGACCAGGCTGTGGCTGCTTTTGACGCCGCATCGGACCTTGAGTCATTGGCTGTCGCTCGCCGCGATCACCTGGGCGATGAGGCCCCGATTCCTCAGGCACGCCGCGCGCTCGGAAGTTTGCCCAAGGATCAGCGCAAGGATGCTGGTCGATTGGTGAATATGGCACGTGGCTGCGTCGAAAAGCATTTTGCCGACGTGGCGGAGCGGCTCGAAGCGCAGCACCGTGCAGCACAGCTGGTGGCAGAGACCGTCGATGTGACGGTTCCCACCACCCGCCATCAGGTGGGAGCGTTGCACCCCATTACCTCCCTGATGGAGTCGATTTCGGACATCTTCCTCGCCATGGGCTGGGAAATTGCCGACGGCCCCGAGGTCGAGGCCGAGTACTTCAACTTCGATGCGTTGAACTTCCTCCCCGATCACCCGGCCCGCACGCTGCAGGACACCTTCCATGTCTCCGTGGAGGGCTCCAAGCAGGTGCTGCGTACGCACACCTCCCCGGTTCAGGTCCGCACGCTGCTCGATCGCGATGTGCCGGTGTACATCGCCTGCCCCGGCCGAGTGTTCCGCACCGATGAGCTCGATGCGACGCACACGCCCGTCTTCCACCAGGTCGAGGGATTGGCCGTGGATAAGGGGCTGACCATGGCTCATCTGCGCGGAACCTTGGACCACCTGGCCAAGACCCTGTTCGGCCCGGAGACCCGCACCCGCATGCGCACGAACTTCTTCCCCTTCACCGAACCTTCCGCCGAGGTGGACGTCTGGTTCCCCAACAAAAAGGGCGGCGCTGGCTGGATCGAATGGGGCGGATGCGGCATGGTCAACCCGAACGTCCTGCGGGCAGTGGGCATCGACCCGGAGGTCTACACCGGCTTCGCCTTCGGCATGGGGCTTGAGCGCACCCTGCAGTTCCGCAATGGTTTGTCCGACATGCGCGACATGGTGGAGGGCGACGTCCGCTTCACCCTGCCGTTCGGCATTGCCAAGTAG
- the pheT gene encoding phenylalanine--tRNA ligase subunit beta — MLIAQNWVTGLLRHANPDFAVSNEELDSGFVRVGFETEGFAPIPETTGPLVIGVVRNIEELTQFKKPIRYCLVDVGDANGTGELQGIVCGARNFVEGDTVVVALPGSELPGGFKIAARETYDHISNGMICSAAELGFTDKQNPGIITLDPSYGEPGQDAREALGLSDTVFDVNITPDRGYALSARGLTREIASAFDLTYTDVALEPAVGGFELSDVPAPAGQLIDIDVKPETKTIRFGLRKVTGIDPQAVSPFWLQRELMLSGQRPVNVATDVTNYVMLLLGQPMHAFDAAEISGGLVVRNATAGEKFETLDHVTRTLDSGDVVICDETGIQSLAGVMGGTRSEISEQTTDVYFEAATWDPITVARTSRRHKLSSEASRRFERGVDPAIVEVALDMACALLVDIAGGSVDEGRTLIGEVPARSAITMRVTHPSELIGVDYDRDTVIRRLEEVGCAVEVSECGGKLTVTPPTWRTDFALPEDLIEEIMRLEGLEDIPLVLPTPAGGRGLTPAQARRRAIGHALAYNGYAEILPSPFIPNDTFDTWGLPADDERRQAVAVRNPLEADRGILGTTLLPSMLDSLARNVARGLGDVALFGIQQVSFARDDVSPMPSVKQRPSDEVLQELRESLPYQPLHAATVGTGDIEFEGPWGKGRTYSYADAIESARVVARAAGVELDVVSANTLPWHPGRCAALVVDGTVVGHAGELHPQVIEALGLPARTCAMEIDVTALPLEETFPAPVLSSFPALHQDIALVVDESVPAEDVRRVVAEGAGDLLESVELFDVYRSQQLGEGKKSLAFALLFRAQDRTLTDEEANERRLAAAALAKERFGADMRA, encoded by the coding sequence ATGCTTATCGCTCAGAACTGGGTGACCGGACTCCTCCGTCATGCCAACCCGGACTTCGCTGTGTCGAACGAGGAGCTGGACTCCGGCTTCGTCCGCGTCGGCTTCGAGACCGAGGGTTTCGCTCCTATCCCGGAGACGACTGGCCCGCTGGTCATCGGTGTGGTGAGAAACATTGAAGAGCTGACGCAGTTCAAAAAGCCCATCCGCTACTGCCTCGTCGATGTCGGCGACGCCAATGGCACGGGTGAGCTCCAGGGCATCGTCTGTGGCGCCCGCAACTTCGTTGAAGGCGACACCGTCGTCGTCGCGCTGCCCGGCTCCGAACTGCCCGGTGGCTTCAAGATCGCTGCCCGCGAGACCTACGACCACATTTCCAACGGCATGATCTGCTCGGCCGCCGAGCTCGGCTTCACCGACAAGCAGAATCCCGGCATCATCACGCTCGATCCGTCCTATGGCGAGCCCGGTCAGGATGCCCGCGAGGCCCTCGGATTGAGCGACACGGTCTTCGACGTCAACATCACCCCGGACCGCGGCTATGCGCTGTCCGCCCGTGGTCTTACCCGCGAGATCGCCTCGGCCTTCGATCTCACTTACACCGACGTCGCCCTGGAACCCGCCGTCGGCGGCTTCGAGCTTTCCGACGTCCCGGCTCCCGCCGGTCAGCTCATCGACATCGACGTCAAGCCGGAAACCAAGACCATCCGCTTCGGCCTGCGCAAAGTCACCGGCATCGACCCGCAGGCGGTGTCGCCGTTCTGGCTGCAGCGCGAGCTCATGCTCTCCGGCCAGCGTCCGGTCAACGTCGCCACCGACGTCACCAACTACGTCATGTTGCTGCTCGGGCAGCCGATGCACGCCTTCGATGCCGCCGAGATCTCCGGCGGCCTGGTGGTGCGCAATGCGACGGCGGGGGAGAAGTTCGAGACCCTCGATCACGTCACGCGCACCCTCGATTCGGGCGACGTCGTCATCTGCGACGAGACCGGCATCCAGTCCCTGGCTGGCGTCATGGGCGGCACGCGTTCGGAGATTTCGGAGCAGACCACCGATGTCTACTTCGAGGCCGCGACGTGGGACCCCATCACCGTCGCCCGCACTTCCCGCCGGCACAAGTTGTCGTCGGAAGCTTCTCGACGCTTCGAGCGGGGCGTCGACCCAGCCATCGTCGAGGTAGCCCTCGACATGGCGTGCGCCCTCCTCGTTGACATTGCCGGCGGCAGCGTCGATGAGGGCCGCACCCTCATCGGTGAGGTCCCCGCACGTTCGGCCATCACCATGCGCGTGACCCACCCCTCCGAGCTCATCGGCGTGGACTACGACCGCGACACCGTTATCCGCCGCCTCGAAGAAGTCGGTTGCGCCGTTGAGGTCTCCGAATGCGGTGGCAAGCTCACCGTCACCCCGCCGACCTGGCGCACTGACTTCGCCTTGCCGGAGGATCTCATCGAAGAGATCATGCGGCTAGAAGGACTGGAAGACATCCCGCTCGTCCTGCCGACCCCGGCCGGTGGCCGCGGACTTACCCCTGCCCAGGCCCGCCGCCGGGCCATCGGCCACGCACTGGCCTACAACGGCTACGCCGAAATCTTGCCCAGCCCCTTCATTCCCAACGACACCTTCGATACCTGGGGCCTGCCGGCCGACGACGAGCGCCGCCAGGCCGTCGCGGTGCGAAACCCTCTCGAGGCCGACCGCGGAATCCTGGGCACCACGTTGCTGCCCTCGATGCTCGACTCTTTGGCCCGCAACGTCGCCCGGGGGCTCGGCGACGTCGCGCTCTTCGGCATCCAGCAGGTCTCCTTCGCTCGCGACGACGTATCCCCGATGCCTTCGGTAAAGCAGCGTCCCTCCGACGAGGTACTGCAGGAGCTGCGGGAATCCCTCCCGTACCAGCCGCTGCATGCCGCCACCGTCGGTACCGGCGACATCGAATTCGAGGGTCCCTGGGGCAAGGGCCGTACATACTCCTACGCCGACGCCATCGAATCAGCCCGAGTTGTCGCCCGTGCCGCAGGCGTCGAGCTCGACGTGGTCTCGGCCAACACGCTGCCCTGGCACCCGGGGCGTTGCGCCGCCTTGGTAGTCGACGGCACCGTTGTCGGCCACGCCGGCGAGCTGCACCCCCAGGTCATCGAGGCTCTGGGCTTGCCGGCCCGCACCTGCGCCATGGAAATCGACGTCACCGCCCTGCCGCTGGAAGAGACCTTCCCGGCCCCGGTGTTGTCCTCCTTCCCGGCCCTCCACCAGGACATCGCCCTCGTCGTCGATGAGTCGGTCCCCGCCGAAGATGTTCGGCGAGTCGTCGCCGAAGGTGCCGGAGACCTGCTGGAAAGCGTCGAGCTTTTCGACGTCTACCGTTCCCAGCAGCTCGGCGAGGGCAAGAAGTCCCTGGCCTTTGCTCTGCTCTTCCGCGCCCAGGATCGCACCCTCACCGACGAGGAGGCCAATGAGCGTCGGCTCGCTGCGGCCGCACTGGCGAAGGAGCGCTTCGGCGCCGATATGCGCGCCTAA
- a CDS encoding ATP-binding protein: MINQVTTTELLALDSFPTTPINTDTSNMLLIVLYAREGKGSMMVTSQFDPEKWYTSMAEKVVAESLLNRLVGGAEIISLDGPNMRLRPTIVE, translated from the coding sequence TTGATCAACCAGGTCACCACCACAGAGCTACTTGCTCTGGATAGTTTCCCGACCACCCCGATCAACACCGACACCTCGAATATGCTCCTTATTGTCCTGTACGCGCGGGAAGGAAAAGGATCGATGATGGTGACCTCGCAGTTCGATCCGGAGAAGTGGTACACATCCATGGCTGAAAAAGTCGTGGCTGAGTCATTGCTCAACCGTCTTGTCGGTGGAGCGGAGATCATCAGTTTGGACGGGCCGAACATGAGACTGCGGCCGACCATCGTCGAGTAA
- a CDS encoding LGFP repeat-containing protein, which produces MFTVKTLKRIVTTAAAFIMIGGLMPPVATAQADRTVTPDEIDAYVAEYEQDPHVTPVVDGVGGISDAELAAYHDLVRATQEAGEPETSLVPGEMWSDTIGLPADVSKADADAAEIAIATEQETLPSINSLNSLDRINSLNSLDRLDDQMMARASNCRTFFFSPHQVCGAILEAYESLGGQFSWLMHPVEPMYLNPDGQGYRQMFRNGFIYWHPNTGAYAVTTRSAVVWNRNGWEQGWLGYPTSAEVPVRGSNPLTGEINGWVQSFQGGRIYRSSILNGFHIASINGLILEKWLELGGPNSPLGFPIADEAVTPDSQGRFSVFQHGHIYWHPQVGAWPVAGDILATWEASGSVSGEFGYPIDDPLAQGDGEYTQLFERGLLYGKWLHPDDASKYASRGDAPGPNYYTRVLPCLSYERSGDTLLAAFSVIDKRSVVFLDC; this is translated from the coding sequence ATGTTCACAGTGAAAACACTGAAACGAATTGTCACCACCGCTGCAGCTTTCATCATGATCGGTGGGCTCATGCCCCCGGTTGCCACCGCCCAAGCTGACCGCACAGTCACCCCCGATGAGATCGACGCCTACGTCGCCGAATACGAACAAGACCCACATGTCACCCCCGTGGTGGACGGTGTGGGAGGCATCAGCGACGCCGAACTCGCCGCATACCACGATCTCGTCCGCGCCACCCAGGAAGCAGGCGAGCCTGAAACATCGCTGGTCCCTGGAGAAATGTGGTCCGATACTATCGGCCTACCCGCAGACGTGAGCAAGGCAGACGCTGATGCAGCAGAGATCGCCATCGCCACCGAGCAGGAGACCCTACCCAGTATCAATTCTCTGAACAGTCTGGATAGGATCAATTCCCTGAACAGTCTGGATAGGCTCGATGATCAGATGATGGCACGGGCATCAAACTGCAGGACCTTCTTCTTCTCACCCCACCAGGTGTGCGGAGCCATCCTAGAAGCCTATGAATCCCTCGGCGGACAGTTCAGCTGGCTCATGCACCCGGTCGAACCGATGTATCTCAACCCTGACGGACAGGGCTACCGCCAGATGTTCCGCAATGGTTTCATCTACTGGCACCCGAACACCGGCGCCTACGCCGTAACCACCCGCAGTGCCGTTGTCTGGAACCGTAACGGTTGGGAACAAGGATGGCTTGGATACCCCACCAGTGCTGAGGTGCCGGTGCGAGGATCGAACCCCCTTACCGGCGAGATCAACGGTTGGGTCCAGAGCTTCCAGGGCGGACGGATCTATCGATCATCGATTCTGAACGGTTTCCATATCGCAAGCATCAATGGTCTAATTTTGGAGAAATGGCTCGAATTGGGGGGACCTAACAGCCCACTAGGATTTCCAATTGCAGACGAAGCCGTAACACCTGATTCACAGGGCAGGTTTTCCGTTTTCCAGCATGGTCATATTTACTGGCACCCACAGGTGGGAGCATGGCCAGTAGCTGGAGACATACTTGCAACTTGGGAGGCTAGTGGGTCTGTATCTGGGGAATTCGGATATCCGATCGATGACCCACTTGCCCAAGGCGATGGCGAATACACTCAGTTATTCGAACGAGGGCTTCTTTACGGAAAATGGCTACACCCTGACGACGCATCGAAATATGCAAGCAGAGGAGATGCTCCTGGCCCCAACTATTACACTCGAGTACTACCTTGCCTAAGTTATGAACGGAGTGGAGACACTTTGCTCGCAGCATTTAGCGTGATCGATAAGCGATCAGTCGTATTCCTAGACTGCTAG